The Aedes albopictus strain Foshan chromosome 2, AalbF5, whole genome shotgun sequence region TAATATGTAGAAGAAAAGTTAAATAAAGACATGTACCATAGGAAAGCCATTTAGGTGGATTTCTGATGCCCAAAGCAATGGCGCCCAACAAAAACCAATCAAATCATTTCGCCCCATAATCAAATCTGCATCATCGAAGCATTCCAAAGAAAGGTATTCCAGTTGGCGGAGGTTTCCGATGTAATGCAAGCCCCTATCAGTAACCGGATCTCGCAAGAATAAGTCTAGATTGAGCTTGAACCGGCGTAAGTTAGGCATTGTGGTGCATATAACCTGCAACAATAATAATTAAGGCTAAAGTACAGTGGAGAGCTTTTGGTGTTTACGATTAAATGAATTTTAATTAAACGAATTTTGCAATGGACTTTGTAAGATTTCTACGTGGACATTTTAGGGTATCCACTGCATCATCTGCAAGTTCTTCAAACATACATGTCCTTCCAAACTATAGCTAACTACTGATGTATCGAAGAGTAACATAATTAACCTACATATATAACAATGAAGAACTTACCCGTAGGCACTCATCATTCAACGCCGCATCTTCGGTGATGTGAAGTTCCGTAATATGAGGAACACTTTCCGCCAAAACGCCGTAGAAGGAAAAGCCGCTGGTGCACCGTTCAATTACCAACTTTTCCAACGACGTAGAGTGAGGCACCGCATGTTGTACTTCGGATCCAACATACCCATACAGTTTCAATTCTTTCAAACCGATCAAGCCCTGCAGCCCGTCCATGGGTATTTGTTGATTTCCAGTAATGGTCAACCACTCGACGGTAGCAGAGCTACAATAGACACCTTGCCGGAAGAACTCATCACTATTGATATTGGCAACGTTCAAATCGACAAGTGATTTGGCGTTTTCGAAGAACCGGCCCGGGTCTGGCATTGTTGTGCAGGGTCTGAAGTCTAGGTAGAGAGATTTTACTTCCGGAAACGCAAGCTGTAAGAAATCTTTCACAAATATGGGATACACGGTACAAGATAAATCCTGTAACTGCGTCGAAAAACTACGAATAATTCGGAAATCCGAAAAACAAGCGTAATAGTTGCATGACAAATATATCTCTGTTATTGCTTTGGCCTTCCGGGCGATTGCGTCAAAGAACTTTCGTCGGGCAGTTCGATCTCCTTTTGAACGGTTGTCATCATACTCGAGACGTTTGAGGTTTGGCATCTCGGAAATTTCCTTCAATCCCTCCTCGGAAATAAACTCCATTCGATCAATGATCCAATCCTCCGATTTTATGTTGTCCCAACTTTCAAAACGGATCACCAAAGACTCCAACAAGCTGGGTCCATCGCTCCGGGGCAAGAAGCCCATCAAACTTTTGTCCATAATCGGCCCAAAGGTCAAACTCATATACTCCACGATCCCTTCATATTGACGGACCACTTGCAGGCACTTGCGCAACAACACGTACGGATCACTTTCATAGCGAACTCGCTTAGCATGCGCATTTTCCAGCTGCCGTGAACTGTCCGTCCAGTCAAAGTCTGACCGCACCAACATGACCCCGTAGATGTCGAGCTGCCCGTAGCTGCGGGTAAAAGTGATGTCCATAAATTTCCGGATGCGTTCCTCGCTAGAGAGATCGATACTCAGAAACAGAAAGTTAACAATCAGCTCATTCCAGCGTTTACAGGTACGGGTTAATTGCTTCTTAGCCTTAACCTTCTGGAAAATCATGAGCAGGATCTGAAGACAAGGAATGGTGAGAAACACGATTACAAACATCCGAGAAGAAGATGCATCTTACCTCGTTCGGAAGATCGTTGATTGTGGTCATCTTTGGGATATGCGTTGATTCAAACTTCGCTTGATTTCACACGGATATTATACCTATTTGACGAggactaaaatatttttttccgataCATTTGATCAATTTCTTTCATTTTCTGCTTGACTCCGGCTCCGACCAAGACGCAGACGCAGAAAGCTGTTTGTTTGTGTTCCGTCCGAACACGctaaaacggctacgctcaaaaatgagtGCGGTCTACTCATTTTTTGTATAAGCATCCGgttttttgacatctattttaaaTGCACGCGATTTTATGCGTCAACGCACAATGCATCCGGATTGAGTTTGCGGCTTGGTACTAAACTGTACTAAACGCAAGCTCGGCCGCAAAGTCGACCGCATGATTTGACACTTTTCAAATCTTGCGCTTGACTTTGCGGAaaaagtgtttgttttgattcattTTTCAGAGCGAGAATCACCGCGGGCTGAAACTTTCCTCGTTTCCGCACAGTTTTTTTAGCAGCTCCCGATCCGAATTGCGAATGGTAAGTAGGATTATGATGTTTAAAGTGTTAAATCGAATGCTAGCTgtctgggggaattcttaaacGCCAGCAAAAAGCTCGATTTTGAACCGAGTGTGGTGTTGTGACACTGCATCCTTGATGTTTGGCATTCCTCCCAGAAATGATTCGGATGATTCGACGATGACATGCACCACTTTCCGGGAGATTTGAGCCTCTTTCGCCTCAACTCTCGGTCACAACAAATCCTTAAATACTATGTGGATTATATCTTGTATTCGTTTATTTCTTTCAATTACAGGTAATTTTGTGAACAACGGAGCCTGCAGTTCATTCCAATGGAGGATACAACGGAAAATAACCCAGAAAATAACGTAAGTACAATTCACATACTACTCGAAGCTGTAAAGGAGCGGGCAACAAGGCCACACTGGCAGAACTAGGTTCGATTTCCGGTGGGTGCATTGGCAGAAAATGGTCACAATTGAATGTGCACCTCTAGGGAAACATCCATTAATACTTCACGCTTTTAGAGGGAAGCGGGTTGATCaaatttctcatacaaaaagtttgaCATAGAGGAGGGGATTTTGGACAGAGGAGTTGTGGACAGTTTTTGCATGACGTCCTCTTGGCCGTAAAATACAATGATTACTTTTTCTTCATCAATCACGTATTTTCGCCTGTATGATATTGAACGCGAGATGGCTGTTGAAACCATTTAAATTgtacttctttttcttcttggcgtaaaacACTACTAGAACCAAACCTGCTCCTCGGCTTAGCGTTATATAATCACTTTCCCAGTTAAGTCGGGAAAATTTGCTATTTCAGATTAGGGATTATCCTATCGAGTACCGAACTAGGAATCGAATTCACTCACTTTCCGCGGTATGGATGAATAATTGAATGCCTAGCCCTTCGGCAATATAGGCTTATTATTTTATTATGCAATAATAATTTGATTTACCCGAAAAATTCAGCTTTTCAAGCTGAACGTACATCGTCGTTCTTTTATCGAGACTGTCATTGTCCAGCAGGGACCTTGATCAGCCTTCGATAGTTATAGTAGATTGTTCCTCATGGCCCAACACCAATTGTTCCGGAAGGGAATTGTACTGGATCTATTTATCCATTTCTCGTGGAACATTAGTTCCGGACACATAATTATAAACCATTTTCACATATATAGTTAttcatgtaacgagttgcaaaaagttgattttttcagcacgagtcgtatacatttatccaacgaggcttgccgagttggataaatacgaagagtgttgaaaaaaccgagttttgcaacgagttccatacaaaattttatgcaatgatttttttcataatgcaacccatttgagttgcataatgttcataatgcaactcaaatgagttgcattatgaacattatacaactatttttcattatgcaactcatttcagttgcataat contains the following coding sequences:
- the LOC109397366 gene encoding uncharacterized protein LOC109397366 isoform X1, producing MTTINDLPNEILLMIFQKVKAKKQLTRTCKRWNELIVNFLFLSIDLSSEERIRKFMDITFTRSYGQLDIYGVMLVRSDFDWTDSSRQLENAHAKRVRYESDPYVLLRKCLQVVRQYEGIVEYMSLTFGPIMDKSLMGFLPRSDGPSLLESLVIRFESWDNIKSEDWIIDRMEFISEEGLKEISEMPNLKRLEYDDNRSKGDRTARRKFFDAIARKAKAITEIYLSCNYYACFSDFRIIRSFSTQLQDLSCTVYPIFVKDFLQLAFPEVKSLYLDFRPCTTMPDPGRFFENAKSLVDLNVANINSDEFFRQGVYCSSATVEWLTITGNQQIPMDGLQGLIGLKELKLYGYVGSEVQHAVPHSTSLEKLVIERCTSGFSFYGVLAESVPHITELHITEDAALNDECLRVICTTMPNLRRFKLNLDLFLRDPVTDRGLHYIGNLRQLEYLSLECFDDADLIMGRNDLIGFCWAPLLWASEIHLNGFPMINVQNVLDFLLNPNLQSLSLEQCGRNVNMIETVRKIKQLMAVSRPLPHLEIADFW
- the LOC109397366 gene encoding uncharacterized protein LOC109397366 isoform X2; the encoded protein is MTTINDLPNEILLMIFQKVKAKKQLTRTCKRWNELIVNFLFLSIDLSSEERIRKFMDITFTRSYGQLDIYGVMLVRSDFDWTDSSRQLENAHAKRVRYESDPYVLLRKCLQVVRQYEGIVEYMSLTFGPIMDKSLMGFLPRSDGPSLLESLVIRFESWDNIKSEDWIIDRMEFISEEGLKEISEMPNLKRLEYDDNRSKGDRTARRKFFDAIARKAKAITEIYLSCNYYACFSDFRIIRSFSTQLQDLSCTVYPIFVKDFLQLAFPEVKSLYLDFRPCTTMPDPGRFFENAKSLVDLNVANINSDEFFRQGVYCSSATVEWLTITGNQQIPMDGLQGLIGLKELKLYGYVGSEVQHAVPHSTSLEKLVIERCTSGFSFYGVLAESVPHITELHITEDAALNDECLRINVQNVLDFLLNPNLQSLSLEQCGRNVNMIETVRKIKQLMAVSRPLPHLEIADFW